The genomic DNA ATGTGCTCACAAATCCATTCGAGTTAGATTTCTCACTGTTCGATCAACAAATTGTTCTCGCGATCAATGGCAAGCCGTTGCATGCTCCAATTGAATATCTCCCCACTCAGAAACGGCAATCACTCCGGCGACCTGCACGAATAGGAGCTTTTGGGGTCAATTGTGAAATGACCAATCTCAAACTGTATCGAGACGTTTATTACACAACGAAAGGGGAACACCCTGATCAGGTTTACAAACTCGCCGACGATGAATTCTTCGTACTTGGCGACAATAGCCCGGTCTCGCTGGACAGCCGTGTCTGGGAAAACCCGGCGGTTCCAAGAAGTTCCCTGATCGGAAAACCGTTCGTTGTGCATCTTCCTTCGCGCCAGAAGGAAGTACACTGGAAGGGAAAAGTGGAACATGTCCGCGTTCCCGACTTCACGAGAATTCGCTACATCCGCTGATGCCAGTTCTAGAGCAACTTGCTCTACCGTGTACCCGTGAAGAACGCATTTCTTAAGTAAAAAAGCTGTTCGCTAAGAGGCTGAAACCGAATAATAATTCGAAAACTCCTCTCAATCCGAGGAGTTCAATTTTTGAATCCTCCGCCTGATTCCTCCAAACAGTCTCTTGAAAAATTGCGTATCTGTTCCATTGGATACCTATTTGCCGGGAAAGCCTTTACAGTTCTATCTGCGCCCGAAATACGCGGCGCGGCGATTTCTTAAATTATCAGAATCAGACGCATGTTTGACAAAAATAAAATTTCATCATTCTTCTTCGGGAAATCTTCAAGCAAACCGGCTGAGGAAGAACCGAAAGAGACACCTCCGAAACGCAAAGAGAGCATGCGGGACACCGTAGAGTCGATCCTCTTTGCTTTCGTGCTTGCGTTTTTGTTTCGGACATTCGAAGCAGAAGCTTTTGTGATTCCAACCGGTTCCATGGCTCCCACGCTGTATGGTCGCCACAAAGAAACGACCTGCACACAATGCGGGTTCCATATCACAGTCGGTGCAAGTGACGAAGTCATCCGAGGGTCTGGGCTTCTCGGGAATGGTGCTCGAGTTAAAACTGCGATCTGTCCGAACTGCGGTTTCGAAAACGATCAGATCTACGACGAGATGGCGTTTAACGGCGACCGCATTCTTGTGAATAAATACCCATACGAATTTGGGGATCCGGAACGCTTCGACGTCTTTGTTTTCAAATATCCGGAAGAACCTAAAACCAACTACATCAAACGGTTGGTCGGGTTGCCGGGTGAACTGATTCGGATTCGCCAGGGCAGCGTTTACAAAGTGACCGAGAACGGCGAAGAGATTCTCCGGAAGTCACCCAACAAACAGCGACATCTTCAGATCCCGGTCTACGACGACAACTTCCCTCCGGTCCAACTTCTTGAGGCGGGCTGGCCTGAACGCTGGGCGACCATGAAACAGGGCGAAGTCGGTCAACTCGGAAACTGGAGTGATGCCTCAACCGGATGGCAAGCTGCCTCAGAATCTCGCGAGTACTCAATCACCTCGGACCAGGCTGAGCGCAGCTGGCTCCGCTATCGTCATTATTTCCCGAGTCCCAAAGACTGGTTCTCGATGAATAATGGTCGTGACCTCGATCCACAAGCAAGCCTGATCGCCGATTTCTGTGCGTACAATGCGTACACCGGATACGACATCATGCAAAACAGAACGACCGCGAACTCTGTCGATTCCGGAAAGTATTGGGTCCGAGATTTGACGATCAACTTCGATCTCGAAATTCACGATGTCAAAAGCGATCCCGAAATTGTCATTGAACTCTGTGAAGGAACGTCCTGGTATCAATGTGTCATTAATCCAGAAACTGGCGTGGCGACATTGCTTGAGATCAACACACAGCTTGAGCATCGTGCCACGGAAATCTCCAAAGCCAGAACGTCGATCACTGGTCCCGGGAACTACCAAATCAGCTATGCCAACGTCGATGATCGACTCTGCCTGTGGGTGAACAACTCCCTCGTCGACTTTGGAGAAGCTGCCTCATTGTCCATCGCTGGAGCAACTGCCAATCCGTTCCCCGAACAGAATGACCTGACGCCTGTTGGAATTGCCGCTGCGAATGTCTCAGCGACCGTGAGCGGTTTGCTCCTGGAACGAGACTTGTACTACAGAGCGGATTTCCCGGCGTATACAGCGAAAAACTCTGAGAACAGCAAGTTCGAAGGTAAGCTCGTCAACGCGCTTCACGACCCGGATGAATGGGCTGATCTTTACCTGCAAGATGGCGATCTTTACGACTCACTCGATATTCAGGTTGGACCAAATCACTACTTGGCATTAGGCGACAACAGCCCTCGCAGCTTGGATGGTCGATTGTGGAAAGGGGGCCAATCCGTTCCACGAGAGTACCTCGTCGGGAAAGCCTTTTTCATCTACTGGCCACACGGAGTTCCATTCCTGAACGGCGGTCGAGGGTTCCCCATCACCTACAACAAGATGCAGGGCGACCGAGGCAGAGTGGTCACTCTCAAGAAAACCCAAGAAGAGAACGGTTACCCCAAATACGTGTTACCATTCTATCCACAATTCTGGCGAATGCACCGCATTTACTAACCGGCCAGAGCACGTTTTATAGAGCCCCCCGGTGAGTGAGTCACCGGGGGCTCTATGCTGCCAAAGATGCAACAATATCACTGCAGGTCAGCTGGTGAGTCCTCAATTTCAGTGTTTGTTTTGCCACGCAGACCAGACAGTTTTGCGACCATCTCTTTTAACTCTTCGCTTGCGTTGACGAAGTCGTAGGCGTCGTACAGCGCATATTGCGTCCACTCATCGTGACGAATCCACGTCCTGATTGTGGCAGCCCAGGCTCCGAGAATATCATCACCGACCTGAAAGAAAACATATTCCGGATACCAGTTCGGATTGTGGGTTCCATTGTTCGTAATAGTGATCTTGATCTGATCCGCTTGCCTGAGGTCATACGCGGCACCGTAAAATGTTCCTTCTGTATAGGTATTGCTCTCAAAGCGATCCCCCTCGCCAGGACTGCGATATCCGGCAACCCACTGACCATCCTTGTAATAGTGGTGCCGCACATCCTCGTCTGTCCCTGCATAGTCACCACCACTACTGCCCGACCCGGTATGCCACAGCCAACTCACGTCAAAACTCATCGTTGCCCCTTTAGTTTTGCTGAAGTCTGGAATTGCAGGCTGTAGGTATAAAACAGACACAATAACAAATCAACGCTCGCCGATCCGTCTCTTCCATAATCTGTGGAGAAATTCAAAGTGAACCCTCACAGTGCCCAAATCTCTTCGGACTCGCAAGTCTCCTCTTCTCACCGCTATGATACGGCCTACCCGTCTTATGAGACATTGAAAATCAAGACAAGCGAACGGAAATCCAATGGGTCTGAATAAGAAGCAGAAGAAGCAAATCGAAGTTGCGAAGAAGAAGATTCAAAATTTTCAAGTTCTGCTGACAGCCGCTAAGGCACAGCCGGACGACCCGCAAGAGGCACCTCGCCTGGAAGCTGAAATTGCCAAGCAGAAGCAGTTGATCGCAGACATCCAGAAAGAAGGCTAAAACTGTTTCGTGTTTCTGGTCGACGTGGAGAGTGCTTTCATCTCTTGAATGGCTGACTTCCACGCAGATTGCGAACGCCAAACGATTCTTGAGATATTTTGAGCCGTTCTTAGATGCTTACTGAAATGGAAAACGAACCGGTGACGGAGCAAACCGAACTTCCTCCAACGATCATTGTTGTGCACCCAAAGGAGAAGCGGAGCAAATGCTCCGTTGAGCCACTCCGCGGTCGCGATGGAATCATCTTCTGGAAGTTTCCGAAACGTGGTCCGGAACCATTAACCGGCTACGTCCGGTTAGGAATCGATGGCCCGGAACTTTCAGAGGCAGACGCCGATAGTGGCTTATTGCTTCTCGATGGAACGTGGCGACTCGCTGAGAAGATGGAACAGGACTACTCCGAAATCCCGGTTCGCAGCTTGGGAGCCTGGGAAACCGCCTATCCTCGCAAGTCGAAACTCTTCGAAGACCCCAGCGAGGGGCTTGCAACCATTGAAGCCCTCTTCGCAGCCTATGCACAAATGGGCCGCAATACCGATGGTCTACTCGACAGCTATCGCTGGGGTGATGAGTTCCTGAGGTTGAATTCCGCGAAGCTTAAATGATCCAAACGACGTCAATCGGCAGACTTTATCGACATCGCGAAGCTGGTTTGTTACACCATAAAAACGAGCTTCCTTCAATTTTCAGAGAATTGAAATCCTATGAAGATGATGAATCGTTTTGGATTGGCGCTGGTGTTGACCGCAATTGTTTCAACGCAGGTCACTGGAACAGAAACGAGCGAGTTGATCGATTCAATTCAATCGGTCGGTCAATTTGGTGAAGGACATCCAGCTGCCGTCAAAGCAGTTAAGGAGCTTCAGACCAAAGGAGCTGCGTCAACCATTCCGATTCTGACAGCGATGGACAATGCAAATCCATTGGCTCTGAACTGGTTGCAAGTCGCATTTGAAGCGATCGCGGATCAAGCCATCGAAGAGGATTCGCTTTCAGCGAAAGATCTCGAAGCATTCGTGCTCGATCGAACGCATCATGCACGTTCACGCAAGCTTGCGTTCGATTGGCTAACAAAAGTCGACGAGACTGCCCGTGGTCGTTTGATTCCCAACATGCTCGACGACCCCAGCGGACCGCTTCGCCGAGAAGCGGTTGCCAGAGTGATCAACGAAGCTTCCAACGCAAAAGAGGACAATGTCCGGCTTGCACTCTGGACGAAGGCTTTGAATGGGGCGGTGGACAAAGATCAGGTCGACCGAATCTCCGCTGCGTTAAAGAAACTGGGGCAACCGGTTGACTTGGTTGAACACTTTGGCATGTTCACAAAATGGCATGTGATTGGTCCATTTGACAACACCGACATGAAAGCTTTCGATGTTGCTTATCCACCGGAGAAAGAAATTGACCTCAAAGCGAAATACGAAGGCAAAAACGGTCCGGTCCAATGGGAACATTTTGTTTCAGAAAAAAGGGATGGAGCCTTCGACCTCGCAGAACTCACGAAGCCTCACAAAGGGGCCATCGACTATGCCTACACTGAGCTCAAGAGCAGCAGCAATCAGGAAGTTGAGTTCCGCTTAGCGACTGCTAACGCCTGGAAACTTTGGGTGAACGGGGAACTCGTCTTCTCGCGTGAGGAATACCATCGCGGTATGCGGTTCGATCAGTACAGCGTTCGTGGTGAAATCAAAAAAGGGACGAATACTTTCCTCCTGAAAGTTTGTCAAAATGAACAGGATCAGGACTGGGCACAAAAATGGGCATTCCAGTTCCGTATTGTTGATGATTCCGGACGAGCAGTGACTCAGTCTGAGTAATCGCACTTCAGGTTTTTCGTTTCGTTGCAACTTCTCAATTGCTCCTCTGCAAACTGGTTTGAACATGATTTGTCGATCCTTGATCCTCTTCAGTCTGCTGTGCGTTCTCAACAATTCAACTTTCGCGGACTGGCGAGGGTTTCGAGGTTCATCCAACAACGGAC from Thalassoglobus polymorphus includes the following:
- the lepB gene encoding signal peptidase I, producing the protein MFDKNKISSFFFGKSSSKPAEEEPKETPPKRKESMRDTVESILFAFVLAFLFRTFEAEAFVIPTGSMAPTLYGRHKETTCTQCGFHITVGASDEVIRGSGLLGNGARVKTAICPNCGFENDQIYDEMAFNGDRILVNKYPYEFGDPERFDVFVFKYPEEPKTNYIKRLVGLPGELIRIRQGSVYKVTENGEEILRKSPNKQRHLQIPVYDDNFPPVQLLEAGWPERWATMKQGEVGQLGNWSDASTGWQAASESREYSITSDQAERSWLRYRHYFPSPKDWFSMNNGRDLDPQASLIADFCAYNAYTGYDIMQNRTTANSVDSGKYWVRDLTINFDLEIHDVKSDPEIVIELCEGTSWYQCVINPETGVATLLEINTQLEHRATEISKARTSITGPGNYQISYANVDDRLCLWVNNSLVDFGEAASLSIAGATANPFPEQNDLTPVGIAAANVSATVSGLLLERDLYYRADFPAYTAKNSENSKFEGKLVNALHDPDEWADLYLQDGDLYDSLDIQVGPNHYLALGDNSPRSLDGRLWKGGQSVPREYLVGKAFFIYWPHGVPFLNGGRGFPITYNKMQGDRGRVVTLKKTQEENGYPKYVLPFYPQFWRMHRIY